In the Haloferula helveola genome, one interval contains:
- a CDS encoding DUF7133 domain-containing protein, which yields MSIRKLVHFGLLSLPPILSAEEVGERWGTADREREFYQLVDLPIPKDLVIEAGAFADLPDGRLAIGTRHGDVLFVSGFDSPNPEPDYHLYASGLDEIFGLAWKDGSLFVTHSAELTKLTDTDGDGTADRYDTISDAWGYGTYHEYAFGSKFDPEGNLYVALGLSSSYRSEELFRGWAMKVTPEGKTIPIASGLRSPGGIGFNEHGALFYIESQGPWNCACSLKFVKEGGFMGHPKSYNWYPFAPNMGETPTEPNSGSTILAEMERVPELVPYAVIFPYIRMGRSLGGFEVNATSGKFGPFENQIFLGDYTQSLVVRATTEQVNGVWQGACYPFREGLSTGILNVHFTPDGNLLTGGTNRGWPVRGLKPYALERLDWTGKMPFEIERITIAPKGFNIRFTKPVDPETGADKDSYKITTFTHPYHGAYGGPEIEQTTPNVTGVTLSEDGLTATVTLDKIERGHVHEFYLDPLRDRDDGELVHTFAFYTVNEVPE from the coding sequence ATGAGCATCCGCAAACTTGTCCACTTCGGCCTGCTTTCCCTGCCGCCGATCCTGTCCGCCGAGGAAGTCGGCGAACGCTGGGGCACTGCCGACCGCGAACGCGAGTTCTACCAGCTCGTCGATCTGCCGATCCCCAAGGACCTCGTGATCGAGGCCGGAGCCTTCGCCGATCTGCCCGACGGCCGGCTCGCCATCGGCACCCGGCATGGCGACGTGCTCTTTGTCTCCGGATTCGATTCGCCGAATCCGGAGCCGGATTACCATCTCTACGCTTCGGGCCTCGACGAGATCTTCGGCCTCGCGTGGAAAGACGGCTCGTTGTTCGTCACCCATAGCGCTGAGCTGACCAAGCTCACCGACACCGATGGCGACGGTACCGCGGATCGCTACGACACGATCTCCGACGCTTGGGGCTACGGCACTTATCACGAGTATGCGTTCGGCTCGAAGTTCGATCCCGAGGGCAACCTCTACGTCGCCCTCGGTCTCTCGAGCTCCTACCGCTCCGAGGAGTTGTTCCGCGGTTGGGCAATGAAGGTCACGCCGGAAGGCAAGACCATCCCGATCGCCAGCGGCCTGCGCAGCCCCGGCGGCATCGGCTTCAACGAGCACGGCGCGTTGTTCTACATCGAGAGCCAGGGACCATGGAACTGCGCCTGCAGCCTGAAATTCGTCAAGGAAGGCGGGTTCATGGGCCACCCGAAGAGCTACAACTGGTATCCGTTCGCCCCCAACATGGGCGAGACGCCGACCGAACCGAATTCGGGGTCGACGATCCTCGCGGAAATGGAGCGCGTGCCCGAGCTGGTTCCCTACGCGGTGATCTTCCCCTACATCCGGATGGGCCGTTCACTCGGCGGCTTCGAGGTGAATGCCACCAGCGGCAAGTTCGGCCCGTTCGAAAACCAGATCTTCCTCGGCGACTACACCCAGTCGCTGGTCGTCCGCGCGACGACCGAACAGGTGAACGGTGTCTGGCAAGGCGCGTGCTATCCATTCCGCGAAGGCCTCTCGACCGGCATCCTCAACGTGCACTTCACTCCTGACGGAAACCTGCTGACCGGCGGCACCAACCGCGGCTGGCCGGTCCGCGGACTCAAGCCGTATGCACTCGAGCGGCTCGACTGGACGGGCAAGATGCCGTTCGAGATTGAACGAATCACGATCGCCCCGAAAGGCTTCAACATCCGCTTCACCAAGCCGGTCGATCCGGAAACCGGCGCCGACAAAGACTCCTACAAGATCACCACCTTCACCCACCCCTACCACGGTGCCTACGGCGGACCGGAGATCGAGCAGACCACTCCGAACGTGACCGGTGTGACGCTCTCCGAAGACGGACTGACCGCGACCGTCACTCTCGACAAGATCGAGCGCGGGCACGTCCACGAGTTTTATCTCGACCCTCTCCGTGACCGTGACGACGGCGAACTGGTCCACACCTTCGCCTTCTACACCGTCAACGAAGTCCCTGAATGA
- a CDS encoding Nramp family divalent metal transporter, which yields MKTHESSDLADPPKTLWGILKQLGPGLIIAGSIVGSGELIATTAVGAEAGFLLLWLIIIGCLIKVFVQIEFGRYAITSGRTTLDGLNEVPGPRLRVNWLCWFWLVFIVVALIQLGGIIGGVGQALAIQQPLTESGEVVNAREDAVIQIKVADSIADRFGEDEAMAPVMEKLAVEKADAQKVLSGFEGKEQVVSHDSMLWASLVTIVSIVLLVIGRYRLIQNVSTALVASFTLVTIINLFYLQALPEWRVSWADLVDGMSFRIPEGKGLTVALAAFGIIGVGATELIQYPYWCLEKGYAKWTGPRDDSPEWAERAKGWVRVLRWDAWCSMVVYTFATVAFYLLGAAILGRTGLDPSGDQMVRTLGQMYVPVFGSAAQAVFLFGAFAVLYSTFFVATASHARVCADALRVFGVSKGGEASYRAWVRGFCIGLPLLFLASYAFFKAPKELVLAGGFMGALMLPMLGAAALYFRYRRCDERLTPSRVWDVGLWISCAGLLVAGVYAFYTKMVEMMGGYGFSRAVSDRG from the coding sequence ATGAAAACCCATGAATCCTCGGATCTTGCAGATCCGCCCAAGACCCTTTGGGGCATTCTCAAACAGCTCGGGCCCGGTCTCATCATCGCCGGCTCGATTGTCGGCTCCGGTGAACTGATCGCAACCACGGCGGTCGGGGCCGAAGCGGGCTTCCTGCTGCTGTGGCTGATCATCATCGGCTGCCTGATCAAGGTCTTCGTCCAGATTGAGTTCGGGCGTTATGCGATCACCAGCGGGAGGACGACACTCGACGGTCTGAACGAGGTGCCGGGGCCGCGGCTTCGGGTGAACTGGCTTTGCTGGTTCTGGTTGGTGTTCATCGTGGTCGCGTTGATCCAGCTCGGCGGGATTATTGGCGGGGTCGGGCAGGCCCTTGCGATCCAGCAACCTCTGACCGAGTCCGGCGAGGTGGTGAATGCCCGTGAGGACGCGGTGATCCAGATCAAGGTCGCGGACAGCATTGCGGACCGCTTCGGGGAGGATGAAGCGATGGCGCCGGTGATGGAAAAGCTCGCGGTGGAGAAAGCCGATGCGCAGAAGGTGCTGTCGGGTTTCGAAGGGAAGGAGCAGGTGGTGTCGCACGACTCCATGCTCTGGGCGTCGCTGGTCACCATCGTCTCGATCGTGCTGCTGGTGATCGGGCGCTACCGGCTCATCCAGAACGTTTCGACCGCGCTGGTCGCGAGTTTCACTTTGGTGACAATCATCAACCTCTTCTACCTGCAGGCATTGCCCGAGTGGCGGGTGTCGTGGGCGGACTTGGTCGACGGCATGAGCTTCCGGATTCCCGAGGGCAAGGGCCTGACGGTCGCGCTTGCTGCGTTCGGGATCATCGGGGTCGGGGCGACCGAGCTGATTCAGTATCCCTACTGGTGTCTTGAGAAAGGCTACGCGAAGTGGACCGGCCCTCGCGACGACTCCCCGGAGTGGGCCGAGCGGGCCAAGGGCTGGGTGCGGGTGCTGCGGTGGGACGCGTGGTGCTCGATGGTCGTCTACACCTTCGCGACCGTGGCCTTTTATCTCCTCGGGGCCGCGATTCTCGGGCGGACCGGTTTGGACCCGTCGGGTGATCAGATGGTCCGGACGCTCGGGCAGATGTATGTGCCGGTGTTCGGTTCGGCGGCGCAGGCGGTGTTCCTATTCGGGGCGTTTGCCGTGCTTTACTCGACCTTCTTTGTCGCGACTGCCAGTCACGCGCGTGTGTGTGCGGATGCGCTGCGGGTCTTCGGTGTCTCGAAGGGCGGGGAAGCCAGCTACCGCGCGTGGGTCCGCGGCTTCTGCATCGGCTTGCCGCTGTTGTTCCTCGCGAGCTACGCGTTTTTCAAGGCGCCGAAGGAACTGGTTCTCGCCGGCGGCTTCATGGGCGCGCTGATGCTGCCGATGCTCGGCGCGGCGGCGCTGTACTTTCGGTACCGCCGTTGTGATGAGCGCCTGACTCCGAGCCGGGTCTGGGACGTCGGACTGTGGATCAGCTGTGCCGGGCTGTTGGTCGCCGGTGTCTATGCGTTCTACACCAAGATGGTGGAGATGATGGGGGGGTATGGATTTTCGCGCGCAGTATCCGACCGTGGTTGA
- a CDS encoding DUF6288 domain-containing protein produces the protein MKIVKFPALLLLSGCFVIPVSADERTLTPEQMEALANAGDLQEEVAPRPANLPDLTKGDPIPAGGKNPPPTWTLGPTGIVATFAGRYAGDQLQVQGALKGSPADGKFVTGDVLVGMNGRKFEAGGNLAILIGDAIVEAEREKNGGLITFEVWRDKNYVARTGKQDVSSVDIDEIFAEARDDNSLYDWKPEEEREQEVRQMGFDKYPIDPETLEVELKLRVFPDYSDTAPYDCPKTAAILDDAWKVLEKKFIANPQDKRSGRGGIVEAIALVSSGKPEHRKLIHDWVRGPHSPWKPPTEPIGAMFKPGYRGYKGYQSWHKGYVGLNCALYYEATGDDYVVPALRKLAVETAMGQSGHGSWGHTFSYPSFNGGELHRMNPGYGALNAAGNRCFFLITLAQKLGIEDPEIDQAVDRARKFFGSYIDQGCIPYGDHAAYGSDDSNGKNTGVAFSLKLLGDEYGAKYFAMMSSHCAFTRRGGHGHDYHGNWSSWAAGLCGPEVRAYNERNLRWRRTLCRMFDGSFVYHSPTGTYGALRDPTATEVLHQAVYLKQTLITGKDPNENLYPTEREMKQLLTSAAGQFNDPWLKELAGKPVGERSTDEVIDLLDIFYPKARQNFAKEVGKRYQAGEKDILPKLVALLDSEEPRFRDGGLKALGACGNDAVLESLSKVTPLLKDPADFVRITAVKVVSGATDSEETQLAMLDATLDEPKSIAPNSVRNVTQGALFGKDNPLANKPFESEVDDDKMRQALENLLLLDPAGKTFVGSRTSVWEKDTVIRIAGPLTYAAEEEQIADQMFANRAAPAQAMLSKFGYREAAEATAHRLRKLAAVRRDVRPFVGFKRPLMDPEVVKAQPAAFKDFEEPLKTVLIDNPLSKISQKIGKETVVTDLDDMLLLIEAQKKPSGLPSISADVQQLFRAEIEEADGTGAKMKLCRAELADPQRKNTFRKIAAMDVMVELLGTDALEDLVPYLGHDYWRLREHSRKLASELVTIGGESQLAALFPATQDPAAAAGILEVFAESEADSGLELAEEAMGHAEPVVRGAAVTTLFTLGGEEKLPDVLSHMKAAETIEDLLGCEEALLSMRADAAHVDRVRDALIGMLDGASPDLGRSIYYVLGQLADPASIAHLEMVAKGDDLTVLNDVVFALSYSPSRDVDRVMLELAAMDKRTAEVVGSQSVRRLVLGPKGYGDLTGDERMDFAEAMLKIVLDGKVIAYLGKVHEARAMRALMYCLEKGVSGAADSLITCAEGLGKLSDKDSKIAAEALQDVIEYIEVTHLRGGPQAHMRKEDKYAEWKALQARAGKVLLKVHQPDKAPIPTFDPLDLDP, from the coding sequence ATGAAGATCGTAAAATTCCCGGCGCTCCTGCTACTCTCCGGATGCTTCGTCATCCCGGTGTCGGCCGATGAACGCACGCTCACCCCGGAACAGATGGAGGCCCTCGCGAATGCGGGTGACTTGCAAGAGGAGGTGGCGCCCCGTCCGGCGAATCTTCCGGACCTGACGAAGGGCGATCCGATCCCTGCGGGTGGCAAGAATCCACCGCCGACCTGGACGCTGGGCCCGACGGGAATCGTGGCGACGTTTGCCGGGCGCTATGCCGGCGATCAACTCCAGGTGCAGGGGGCACTCAAGGGTTCGCCTGCGGATGGGAAGTTCGTGACGGGTGACGTGCTGGTCGGAATGAACGGCAGGAAGTTCGAGGCCGGCGGCAATCTCGCGATCCTGATCGGCGATGCGATCGTCGAGGCGGAGCGGGAGAAGAACGGCGGGCTCATCACCTTCGAGGTCTGGCGCGACAAGAACTACGTTGCCCGTACGGGAAAGCAGGATGTCTCAAGCGTCGATATCGACGAGATCTTTGCTGAGGCCCGCGACGATAACTCGCTCTACGACTGGAAACCCGAGGAGGAACGGGAGCAGGAAGTCCGTCAGATGGGCTTCGACAAGTATCCGATCGATCCCGAGACGCTCGAAGTCGAACTGAAGCTTCGGGTGTTTCCCGACTACAGTGATACCGCACCCTACGACTGCCCGAAGACGGCCGCCATTCTCGACGATGCGTGGAAGGTGCTGGAAAAGAAGTTCATCGCGAATCCCCAGGACAAGCGCAGCGGCCGCGGAGGGATCGTCGAAGCCATTGCGCTGGTATCCTCCGGGAAGCCGGAGCACCGCAAGCTCATCCACGATTGGGTGAGGGGACCGCATTCGCCATGGAAGCCGCCGACCGAACCGATCGGGGCGATGTTCAAGCCCGGCTACCGCGGCTATAAGGGCTACCAGAGCTGGCACAAGGGCTACGTCGGGCTGAACTGTGCGCTCTACTACGAAGCGACGGGTGATGACTACGTGGTGCCCGCGTTGCGCAAGTTGGCCGTCGAGACCGCGATGGGTCAGAGCGGCCACGGATCGTGGGGGCATACCTTTTCCTATCCTTCCTTCAACGGTGGTGAGCTCCACCGTATGAATCCGGGATACGGCGCCCTCAATGCCGCGGGCAATCGCTGCTTCTTCCTGATCACGCTGGCGCAGAAGCTTGGGATCGAAGATCCGGAAATCGATCAGGCGGTCGATCGGGCGCGGAAGTTCTTCGGATCCTACATTGACCAAGGCTGCATCCCCTACGGCGACCATGCGGCCTACGGTTCGGACGACAGCAACGGCAAGAACACCGGCGTGGCGTTCTCGCTGAAGCTCCTCGGTGATGAGTACGGCGCGAAGTATTTCGCGATGATGTCGAGCCACTGCGCGTTCACGCGCCGCGGGGGTCACGGCCACGACTACCACGGCAACTGGTCATCGTGGGCAGCCGGGCTTTGCGGTCCCGAGGTGCGGGCCTACAACGAGCGCAATCTCCGCTGGCGGCGGACCCTTTGCCGGATGTTCGACGGCAGTTTCGTCTATCATTCACCGACGGGAACCTACGGCGCGCTGCGCGATCCGACCGCGACCGAGGTCTTGCACCAGGCGGTCTATCTCAAGCAGACGCTGATCACCGGGAAGGATCCGAACGAGAACCTGTATCCGACCGAGCGGGAGATGAAGCAACTCCTCACCAGCGCGGCGGGCCAGTTCAATGATCCGTGGCTGAAGGAGCTCGCAGGCAAGCCGGTCGGGGAGCGAAGCACGGACGAGGTCATCGACCTGCTCGACATCTTCTATCCGAAAGCCCGCCAGAATTTCGCCAAGGAGGTAGGCAAGCGTTATCAGGCGGGAGAAAAGGACATTCTTCCGAAGCTGGTCGCGTTGCTGGACAGCGAGGAGCCGCGCTTCCGCGACGGCGGGCTGAAGGCGCTCGGGGCCTGTGGCAACGATGCCGTGCTCGAGTCGCTATCGAAAGTGACACCGCTCCTGAAGGATCCCGCCGACTTTGTCCGGATCACCGCGGTGAAGGTGGTTTCAGGCGCGACCGACAGCGAGGAAACCCAGCTCGCGATGCTCGACGCGACACTCGACGAACCGAAGTCGATCGCTCCGAACAGCGTCCGGAATGTCACTCAAGGCGCGCTTTTCGGGAAGGACAACCCGTTGGCCAACAAGCCGTTCGAGTCGGAGGTCGATGACGACAAGATGCGTCAGGCGCTAGAGAATCTGCTGCTCCTTGATCCCGCGGGCAAAACCTTCGTCGGGTCGCGCACCAGTGTGTGGGAGAAGGATACCGTGATCCGGATTGCCGGGCCGCTGACCTACGCCGCCGAGGAGGAACAGATCGCCGACCAGATGTTCGCCAACCGAGCCGCTCCGGCGCAGGCGATGCTGTCGAAGTTCGGCTACCGCGAAGCGGCCGAGGCAACCGCCCACCGGCTGCGCAAGCTGGCGGCGGTCCGGCGGGATGTGCGCCCCTTCGTCGGGTTCAAGCGGCCGTTGATGGATCCCGAAGTGGTGAAGGCCCAGCCTGCTGCGTTCAAGGACTTCGAGGAGCCACTCAAGACGGTGCTCATCGATAACCCGCTCTCCAAGATCAGCCAGAAGATCGGGAAGGAAACGGTCGTGACCGACCTCGACGACATGCTGTTGTTGATCGAAGCGCAGAAGAAGCCATCCGGCCTGCCGAGCATTTCGGCGGACGTGCAGCAGTTGTTCCGGGCGGAGATCGAGGAGGCCGACGGAACCGGAGCCAAGATGAAGCTTTGTAGGGCCGAACTCGCAGATCCGCAGCGCAAGAATACCTTCCGCAAGATCGCGGCAATGGACGTGATGGTCGAGTTGCTCGGAACCGATGCGCTGGAGGATCTGGTTCCTTACCTCGGCCATGACTACTGGCGCCTGCGTGAACACTCGAGGAAGCTCGCGTCCGAGCTGGTGACGATCGGCGGCGAGAGCCAACTCGCGGCACTCTTCCCGGCCACACAGGACCCGGCGGCGGCTGCGGGGATTCTTGAGGTGTTCGCCGAGAGTGAGGCCGATTCCGGGCTGGAGCTTGCGGAGGAGGCCATGGGCCATGCCGAGCCGGTCGTCCGCGGGGCTGCCGTCACCACGCTCTTCACTTTGGGTGGAGAAGAGAAGTTGCCGGACGTGCTTTCCCACATGAAGGCGGCGGAAACCATCGAGGATCTGCTGGGCTGCGAAGAAGCGCTGCTCTCGATGCGCGCTGATGCTGCACATGTCGACCGCGTGCGGGATGCCTTGATCGGGATGCTGGACGGTGCATCACCGGACCTGGGCAGGTCGATCTACTACGTCCTCGGTCAACTGGCAGATCCGGCGTCGATCGCCCATCTGGAGATGGTGGCGAAGGGCGACGACCTCACCGTGCTGAATGACGTGGTGTTCGCGCTTTCCTACTCCCCGAGCCGCGATGTCGACCGGGTCATGTTGGAGCTGGCTGCCATGGACAAGCGAACCGCGGAGGTCGTCGGGTCGCAATCGGTGCGACGGTTGGTTCTGGGTCCGAAGGGTTACGGCGACCTGACGGGCGACGAGCGGATGGACTTCGCGGAAGCGATGCTGAAGATCGTCTTGGACGGGAAGGTGATCGCCTATCTCGGAAAGGTCCACGAGGCGCGTGCGATGCGCGCGCTGATGTACTGCCTGGAGAAGGGAGTGAGCGGTGCGGCCGACAGCCTGATCACCTGCGCCGAGGGCTTGGGCAAACTTTCCGACAAGGACAGCAAGATCGCGGCGGAGGCGTTGCAGGATGTGATCGAGTATATCGAAGTCACCCACCTTCGCGGAGGACCGCAGGCGCACATGCGCAAGGAAGACAAGTATGCCGAGTGGAAGGCGCTCCAGGCGCGTGCCGGCAAGGTCTTGCTCAAGGTCCACCAGCCGGACAAGGCTCCGATTCCGACCTTCGACCCGCTTGATCTCGATCCCTGA
- a CDS encoding FAD-dependent oxidoreductase: MAFAALACIPLVSIASAERHTADVVVYGDASGGVTAAVQAARMGKSVILVSQYGHLGGMTSSGLGWTDIGNDAILGGLSREFYHRAYQHYLKDEAWVHEAREDYSNQRQGAGKALDPEKELASTFEPKVAEAIFDGMVEEAGVKLIKGRLDFDRGVTASGSRISTMHLEGGDEAAGKMFIDASYEGDLMAAAGVSFMIGRENNSEYGETGNGNTGVARKNQLPNGIDPYKVAGDPSSGLLDGVNADAGGEPGEGDHRLQAYCYRMVLTDLESNRVAVTKPAGYDEADYEILFRAIEAGQKGGFFKTSMMPNRKTDSNNTGGISCDYIGMNYGKDWNWATLSHAEREKLGEKHRDWQLGLVWTVQNHPRVPEGIRKAYARWGLAKDEFPDNGHWPHNIYVREARRMESDFVMTEDHCKRKKPVDDPVGMGAYTLDSHNTQRFVHKGMVKNEGDIQTHLGGKPYGISYRSIVPKEEECGNLLVPWALSSTHIAFGSIRMEPVFMVLGQSAATAACIAIDLDTTVQKVPYEKLRERLLADDQRIE, from the coding sequence ATGGCGTTTGCCGCTCTCGCATGCATCCCACTCGTATCCATCGCGAGTGCCGAACGGCACACGGCGGACGTGGTGGTGTATGGTGATGCTTCCGGCGGAGTCACGGCCGCGGTCCAAGCGGCGCGGATGGGCAAGAGCGTGATCCTCGTTTCCCAGTATGGACATCTTGGGGGCATGACGAGTTCCGGGCTCGGGTGGACGGATATCGGCAACGACGCGATTCTCGGCGGCTTGTCGCGGGAGTTCTACCACCGGGCCTATCAGCACTACCTCAAGGACGAGGCGTGGGTGCACGAGGCGCGTGAGGATTACTCAAACCAGCGGCAGGGTGCCGGCAAGGCATTGGATCCCGAGAAGGAACTCGCATCGACCTTCGAACCGAAGGTGGCGGAAGCGATCTTCGACGGGATGGTCGAGGAGGCGGGGGTGAAACTCATCAAGGGAAGGCTCGATTTCGACCGGGGCGTGACCGCGTCCGGCTCAAGGATTTCGACCATGCACCTCGAGGGGGGTGATGAGGCGGCCGGGAAGATGTTCATCGACGCTTCCTACGAGGGCGACCTGATGGCGGCGGCCGGGGTTTCCTTCATGATCGGGCGCGAGAACAACTCGGAGTATGGGGAGACCGGCAACGGCAACACCGGCGTCGCGAGGAAGAACCAGCTGCCGAACGGGATCGATCCTTACAAGGTGGCGGGCGATCCTTCGAGCGGGTTGCTCGATGGCGTGAATGCCGATGCCGGGGGTGAGCCGGGCGAGGGTGACCACCGCTTGCAGGCCTACTGCTATCGCATGGTGCTGACCGATCTGGAATCGAACCGTGTGGCTGTGACCAAACCCGCGGGATACGACGAAGCCGACTACGAGATCCTGTTCCGTGCGATCGAGGCGGGGCAGAAGGGCGGATTCTTCAAGACCAGCATGATGCCCAACCGCAAGACCGACTCGAACAACACGGGCGGCATTTCCTGCGACTACATCGGGATGAACTACGGCAAGGACTGGAATTGGGCGACCCTGAGCCACGCCGAGCGGGAGAAGCTCGGCGAGAAGCATCGCGACTGGCAATTGGGTTTGGTGTGGACGGTGCAGAATCATCCCCGGGTTCCCGAGGGCATTCGCAAGGCCTACGCCAGATGGGGTTTGGCCAAGGATGAATTCCCGGACAACGGGCATTGGCCTCACAACATCTACGTTCGCGAGGCGCGCCGGATGGAGTCGGACTTCGTCATGACCGAGGACCACTGCAAGCGGAAGAAGCCGGTTGACGATCCGGTCGGGATGGGGGCTTACACTCTCGATTCCCACAATACCCAGCGCTTCGTTCACAAGGGCATGGTCAAGAATGAGGGAGACATTCAAACCCACCTCGGCGGCAAGCCCTACGGCATCTCCTACCGGTCGATCGTCCCGAAGGAAGAGGAATGCGGGAACCTGCTGGTGCCGTGGGCGTTGTCATCGACCCACATCGCTTTCGGTTCGATCCGCATGGAGCCGGTTTTCATGGTTCTCGGCCAGAGCGCCGCCACGGCGGCCTGCATCGCGATCGACCTCGACACGACCGTTCAGAAAGTTCCTTACGAAAAGCTCCGCGAGCGGCTCCTCGCCGATGACCAGCGCATCGAGTGA
- a CDS encoding DUF4159 domain-containing protein produces MQNRRIELPTEWVDEIPTGPSPFKAGVVSIALILLGGLGVAAGFLMPWLLVYVGGRNADVAILLENNHIGPSLRICFVSFLGVAALCVAAGAISLTRIRASYYLLLATLIAVYVVTVAYVSLTWRGVFSILDADIELDGSPLDKATTLQLWWKVSWPALLVLAYAVWLNVMLRSRSVHAVFFKASGSPMSGDRTLEDLRTHGRDPRHRKSLYASVLTHLMILVIIPYLLSIGGCVEAYKVPKGSGNPVVAMVKVVQPKKKKKKTLTLRPNSAIIFDQPDLDNTEVDQVMEKQTQLTYEASANAKAGKMGKGGGTDGGWPEGMEDYKVRFIRLDHGGAGWDDGMDQTDADINFLRNFAQATGFKKIARKGESHSIALLSKYPDDGFPPFVYLTGNGNMGRVSSADAKILREYCLKGGMLIADAGSESFHRSFTHFIRQVFPDKPLLDIADDDMLYQLPYGFPDGAPAFWHHGGRRALGIKHEGRWIAFYHPGDMNDAWKSPGYTDVTPEMRDAAMNLGINLVYYSFNQWNDAIAKQRK; encoded by the coding sequence ATGCAAAACCGCCGCATCGAACTGCCGACCGAATGGGTCGACGAGATCCCCACGGGGCCGTCGCCATTCAAGGCGGGTGTGGTCAGCATCGCGCTGATCCTGCTCGGCGGGCTTGGTGTCGCCGCGGGTTTCCTGATGCCGTGGTTGCTCGTCTACGTTGGGGGGAGGAATGCGGATGTCGCGATCCTGTTGGAAAACAACCATATCGGGCCGTCTCTGCGGATCTGCTTCGTCAGCTTCCTCGGTGTGGCGGCGCTCTGCGTGGCCGCCGGGGCCATCAGTCTGACGAGGATCCGGGCCAGCTACTACCTGCTGCTCGCGACGCTGATCGCGGTTTATGTCGTCACCGTCGCGTATGTCTCGCTGACATGGCGCGGGGTGTTTTCGATCCTCGATGCCGATATCGAGCTCGATGGGAGTCCCTTGGACAAGGCCACCACGCTTCAGTTGTGGTGGAAAGTCAGCTGGCCTGCGCTTCTGGTGCTGGCATACGCGGTGTGGCTGAACGTGATGCTGCGCAGTCGCTCGGTTCATGCGGTCTTCTTCAAGGCTTCGGGATCGCCGATGTCGGGCGACCGCACGCTGGAGGATCTGCGGACGCACGGACGCGATCCCCGTCACCGGAAGAGCCTTTATGCGAGTGTCCTGACCCACCTGATGATCCTCGTGATCATTCCCTATCTCCTGAGCATCGGCGGGTGCGTCGAGGCCTACAAGGTGCCGAAAGGCAGCGGTAATCCGGTGGTGGCGATGGTGAAGGTCGTCCAGCCGAAGAAGAAAAAGAAGAAGACGCTCACCTTGCGGCCGAATTCCGCGATCATTTTCGACCAGCCCGATCTCGACAACACCGAGGTGGACCAGGTGATGGAGAAACAGACCCAGCTTACCTATGAGGCCTCTGCGAATGCCAAGGCCGGCAAGATGGGCAAGGGTGGCGGCACCGACGGCGGCTGGCCCGAGGGGATGGAGGACTACAAGGTTCGTTTCATCCGGCTCGATCATGGCGGTGCCGGATGGGACGACGGGATGGACCAGACCGACGCCGATATCAACTTCCTGCGGAATTTCGCCCAAGCGACCGGCTTCAAGAAGATCGCGCGCAAGGGTGAGAGCCACTCGATCGCATTGCTCTCGAAGTATCCCGATGACGGCTTCCCGCCGTTTGTCTACCTGACCGGCAACGGGAATATGGGGCGGGTCAGCTCGGCCGACGCGAAGATCCTCCGCGAATACTGTCTCAAGGGCGGGATGCTCATCGCCGACGCCGGCAGCGAGAGCTTCCACCGGTCGTTCACCCACTTCATTCGGCAGGTGTTCCCGGACAAGCCGCTGCTCGACATCGCGGACGACGACATGCTCTATCAGTTGCCATACGGGTTCCCGGATGGTGCGCCCGCCTTCTGGCACCACGGAGGACGCCGCGCCCTCGGGATCAAGCACGAGGGCCGCTGGATCGCCTTTTACCATCCGGGTGACATGAACGACGCGTGGAAGTCGCCCGGCTACACCGACGTGACTCCGGAGATGCGCGACGCCGCGATGAACCTCGGCATCAACCTCGTCTACTACTCCTTCAACCAATGGAACGACGCCATTGCGAAACAGCGGAAGTAG
- a CDS encoding biopolymer transporter ExbD, whose product MKKLQRKKRKPIPVPIASMGDIAFLLIIFFLVCSEISKEKNDLQLTLPFSEHVNKVKVPVVARVAVDEAGTIYFDGSQVDGAKDVEWGVRSLLTGTVSDDQRHVQFKCDSTLPKEVFEPVLKAIAAGGGIIEAVGEKDE is encoded by the coding sequence ATGAAGAAGTTGCAGCGCAAGAAGAGGAAGCCGATTCCCGTGCCGATCGCGAGCATGGGGGACATCGCCTTCCTTCTGATCATCTTCTTCCTCGTTTGCAGCGAGATCTCGAAGGAGAAGAACGATCTCCAGCTCACGCTGCCGTTCTCCGAGCATGTCAACAAGGTGAAGGTCCCGGTGGTCGCGCGTGTGGCCGTCGACGAGGCCGGAACCATCTATTTCGACGGGTCGCAGGTCGACGGGGCCAAGGATGTCGAGTGGGGCGTGCGTTCGCTCCTCACCGGCACGGTATCCGATGACCAGCGGCATGTTCAGTTCAAGTGTGACAGCACCCTGCCCAAGGAGGTGTTCGAACCCGTCCTCAAAGCGATCGCCGCCGGAGGCGGGATCATCGAGGCGGTGGGAGAGAAAGACGAGTGA